From Niallia sp. Man26:
CGATTAATGTGAATAAAATCATAAATAACCCCAAATTGATAACCTCCTAGTTTATTAATATAAGTGCGATAATCATAGAGATTACGGCAAATATCTTTTCCTTGTTAATTTTAGTCTTTTTACTGCCAAGCCATCCGAAATGCTCAATTACCATGCTCATCACCAGTTGTCCGATGATGACTGCAACCATTGAGATTCCAACACCGACGTATGGAACACTAATAACAATAGCAGTTAAATAAACGACACCTAATCCGCCGCCAAGCAATGTCCACTTAGGTGCTTTTAATGTATAAGAAAGATCTCCTTTACCAAAGAAAATCCATAATAGCCCCATAATAATAGAGCCCATAAAGAAGTTATAAAAACTTGTTTCTATTTGTCCAATTGTTTTTCCCAGTTCAGCATAAATAGCTCCTTCAAAGCTGAGCGCTGCTCCAGCCAGAAGGGCTAACAAATAAGAAAGATAGCGCATAAAATTAGTTCTCCTTTTTCGAATAATTATATATCTAGAAATATAGATATAGAGTCTTAAAAAAACAGAAATCCATGCAAAGTTAGATTTCTGTTTGAAAATACTTTGCTAGCTGTTGAATAAACTCCTCATTTCGCCTGTAGTATGTCCATTGACCATGACGAATAGAGTCAAGCAGTCCAGCTTTTTGCATCATGTTTAAGTAGCTAGAAACGGTAGATTGAGAAACTTTAGCCTTTTCTTGAATATCC
This genomic window contains:
- a CDS encoding DMT family transporter, whose translation is MRYLSYLLALLAGAALSFEGAIYAELGKTIGQIETSFYNFFMGSIIMGLLWIFFGKGDLSYTLKAPKWTLLGGGLGVVYLTAIVISVPYVGVGISMVAVIIGQLVMSMVIEHFGWLGSKKTKINKEKIFAVISMIIALILIN
- a CDS encoding metalloregulator ArsR/SmtB family transcription factor — encoded protein: MEPIHVFKALSNETRLNILEWLKEPEKHFPKQGAHLPKEVSYKGGVCVGDIQEKAKVSQSTVSSYLNMMQKAGLLDSIRHGQWTYYRRNEEFIQQLAKYFQTEI